One Actinomyces respiraculi DNA window includes the following coding sequences:
- a CDS encoding ABC transporter ATP-binding protein, with product MRQTLSLIRPDAAPHWRLMLGGTAALLAEVGFRALEPWPMKMVVDFVVDSLGARTGITSAGIGLLLALGTAQVAVVAARALFNYMATLAFTLVGSRTSASLRARAFRHVQGLSQQFHARNRSADTVQRLVSDVNRMQEVAVTAGLPLAANVLTLLVMLIVMVVLDPLLATVVLLAVGVFTLTSSGSSKRITAASRRSRRSEGNLANTAQEALGAIKVVQAYGLEPLLQERFSGVNTTSLREGVQSRRIAARLERRTDVIVGVAAAVVMIGGGLRVLQGAMTPGDLVLFTTYLRTTMKPLRDMAKYTGRISRATASGERVAALMAIKPEIVSPQQGFMLHNVRGMLRFDGVRAAYEGTEVLHGISLTVRPGEHVALVGPSGSGKSTLASLVVRAMDPTAGTVSLDGQPLTELSLSHLRAQVSVLHQEAVLLTGSIRENIRLSRPDASDWEVEQAARAAFAHDFICSLPEGYDTSVGERGGTLSGGQRQRVAIARALLRDSRIVVLDEATTGLDPDAALVVLDAIDRLVEGRTTLTVTHDPQAALRADRVVWLQDGRILMDGTPDRLLASSAEFRSWAGTTPTAAPRALTRVEGRA from the coding sequence CTGCGACAGACCCTGAGCCTCATCCGGCCCGACGCCGCCCCGCACTGGCGTCTCATGCTCGGCGGCACCGCCGCGCTCCTGGCAGAGGTCGGCTTCCGCGCCCTCGAGCCCTGGCCCATGAAGATGGTCGTCGACTTCGTCGTCGACTCCCTGGGCGCCCGCACCGGCATCACCTCGGCCGGCATCGGGCTGCTGCTCGCGCTGGGCACCGCCCAGGTGGCGGTCGTGGCGGCACGCGCCCTGTTCAACTACATGGCGACCCTGGCCTTCACGCTCGTGGGCTCGCGCACCTCCGCCTCCTTGCGGGCGCGGGCCTTCCGCCACGTCCAGGGCCTGTCGCAGCAGTTCCACGCCCGCAACCGCAGCGCCGACACCGTCCAGCGTCTCGTCTCGGACGTCAACCGTATGCAGGAGGTGGCGGTGACCGCGGGCCTGCCCCTGGCGGCCAACGTCCTGACCCTGCTCGTCATGCTCATCGTCATGGTCGTGCTCGACCCGCTGCTGGCCACCGTCGTGCTCCTGGCGGTGGGGGTCTTCACCCTGACGTCCTCGGGCAGCTCCAAGCGGATCACAGCCGCCTCCCGGCGCAGCCGACGCTCCGAGGGCAACCTGGCCAACACCGCCCAGGAGGCCCTCGGCGCCATCAAGGTGGTCCAGGCCTACGGGCTTGAGCCCCTCCTGCAGGAGCGCTTCAGCGGCGTCAACACGACCTCTTTGCGCGAAGGAGTCCAGTCCCGGCGCATCGCAGCGCGCCTGGAGCGTCGCACCGACGTCATCGTGGGAGTGGCGGCTGCCGTCGTCATGATCGGGGGCGGGCTGCGCGTCCTTCAGGGTGCCATGACGCCGGGAGACCTGGTGCTGTTCACCACCTACCTGCGCACCACCATGAAGCCCCTGCGGGACATGGCCAAGTACACCGGTCGTATCTCCCGGGCCACCGCCTCAGGGGAGCGTGTCGCCGCCCTCATGGCCATCAAGCCCGAGATCGTCTCACCGCAGCAGGGCTTCATGCTGCACAACGTGCGGGGCATGCTGCGCTTCGACGGAGTCAGGGCAGCCTACGAGGGCACCGAGGTGCTGCACGGCATCAGCCTGACCGTCCGCCCCGGTGAGCACGTGGCACTGGTCGGTCCCTCGGGATCGGGTAAGTCAACGCTCGCCTCCCTTGTGGTACGGGCCATGGACCCCACTGCGGGCACCGTGAGCCTCGATGGCCAGCCACTGACGGAACTGAGCCTGAGCCACCTGCGGGCCCAGGTCTCGGTGCTGCACCAGGAGGCGGTCCTGCTCACCGGCAGCATCAGGGAGAACATCCGGCTCTCACGCCCTGACGCGAGCGACTGGGAGGTCGAGCAGGCGGCGCGTGCAGCCTTCGCCCACGACTTCATCTGCTCGCTGCCCGAGGGCTACGACACCTCGGTCGGTGAGAGGGGCGGGACCCTGTCCGGCGGCCAGCGCCAGCGCGTGGCGATCGCCCGGGCCCTGCTGAGGGACTCCAGGATCGTCGTGCTCGACGAGGCCACGACGGGGCTGGACCCCGACGCCGCCCTGGTCGTTCTCGACGCCATCGACCGCCTCGTCGAGGGCCGCACCACCCTGACCGTCACTCACGACCCGCAGGCGGCGCTGCGCGCCGACCGCGTCGTATGGCTCCAGGACGGCAGGATCCTCATGGACGGCACCCCCGACAGGCTGCTGGCGTCCTCGGCGGAGTTCCGCTCCTGGGCCGGGACGACACCCACCGCCGCCCCGCGCGCCCTCACACGCGTGGAGGGCCGAGCATGA
- a CDS encoding aminoglycoside phosphotransferase family protein encodes MSAPVAGVLRTVLDADALSELVSRPVRAVRLRVKPEVSLLMALAERDSGRTAGWARVLWPVSASKATEVRLRAERYGQQVLTRTLPDGLILQAGPELADPKLADHLGRARERGLLAGIAPEAVLRYNPARRLVLRTADGVLRVRTGGGHRIDQIHRAVGMVVPVPRLIDLGGSWDPEHYSLQELCGRTDLEQSPSQEDTRRAGALLAQLHASTSSLPDDVRAGLRSAPVSAEALVRIHAQVLEPLAPALARRTRALVAVLPTRLEGAPVLIHGDASPDQFLRDPASRSLWLTDFDRARLAPAAVDLGSYLAVCPPETGTALLEGYQQEAGRVPDRRPLHAATVLAELSRLTEPLRHADPAWADAISVRLSRLEDTGGQRA; translated from the coding sequence ATGAGCGCCCCGGTGGCCGGCGTCCTGAGGACCGTGCTGGACGCCGACGCCCTGAGCGAGCTGGTCAGCCGACCTGTGCGCGCCGTGCGGCTGCGAGTCAAGCCCGAGGTCTCCCTCCTCATGGCCCTGGCGGAGCGCGACTCGGGCCGCACCGCCGGCTGGGCCCGGGTCCTGTGGCCCGTCTCCGCCTCCAAGGCCACCGAGGTCCGGCTGCGCGCCGAGCGCTACGGGCAGCAGGTGCTCACCCGCACGCTGCCCGACGGGCTCATCCTCCAGGCAGGCCCCGAGCTCGCCGATCCCAAGCTCGCCGACCATTTGGGCCGTGCCCGCGAGCGCGGGCTGCTGGCAGGTATCGCCCCCGAGGCGGTGCTGCGTTACAACCCGGCGCGGCGCCTGGTGCTGCGCACCGCAGACGGGGTGTTGCGCGTGCGCACCGGCGGCGGACACCGCATCGATCAGATCCACCGCGCCGTCGGCATGGTCGTCCCCGTGCCACGGCTCATCGACCTGGGTGGGTCCTGGGACCCCGAGCACTACAGCCTTCAGGAGCTGTGCGGCCGCACCGACCTGGAGCAGTCGCCGAGCCAGGAGGACACCCGCCGGGCCGGAGCCCTGCTCGCCCAGTTGCACGCCTCCACGTCCTCACTGCCCGACGACGTGCGTGCCGGGCTGCGAAGCGCTCCTGTCTCAGCCGAGGCGCTCGTGCGGATCCACGCCCAGGTCCTTGAGCCCCTGGCCCCCGCGCTGGCCCGCAGGACCCGCGCACTCGTCGCCGTGCTGCCGACGCGGCTCGAGGGAGCACCGGTCCTCATCCACGGCGACGCCTCCCCGGACCAGTTCCTCAGGGACCCGGCCAGCCGGTCCCTGTGGCTGACCGACTTCGACCGGGCCCGGCTCGCTCCGGCCGCCGTCGACCTGGGCTCCTACCTGGCCGTCTGCCCGCCGGAGACGGGCACCGCCCTGCTGGAGGGATATCAGCAGGAGGCCGGGCGGGTACCGGACAGGCGGCCGCTGCACGCCGCCACCGTCCTGGCCGAGCTCTCGCGCCTGACTGAGCCGCTGCGGCACGCGGACCCGGCCTGGGCCGACGCCATCAGTGTCCGGCTCTCACGTCTGGAGGACACGGGAGGGCAGCGGGCATGA
- a CDS encoding phosphotransferase family protein, with protein MSTEKNRSTPAVQHPEPGTDTYEALSRLPGIRRAWPARDGSISIECRDEQGRLRAGTLAPQGSVSMLPYATDPALPALAPPLHGELVVHRAARRAVVLEPERVRKATRSGRAAPSSAALAAFGAFTAMGLRVPRVLAVGDTYIDLERLPGRSLAELGDDGLEGWTQLAGVWGGLSRPDADLPVHGPRQEAEVLRGWFGNASRRGLLTGLVEDPEALEHAVEEVCATLVQDTPGSMALSHRDLHDGQLLWNGEVLSLIDLDTACLAEAELDLGNLIAHAELMGVQGRLSDRGAERLSPVLDLMCSALPVHADRLSIYRRSAALRLIFVHAFRPGARTWLPTWARRSLAPFRRPASSI; from the coding sequence ATGAGCACTGAGAAGAACAGGAGCACCCCCGCCGTGCAGCACCCCGAACCCGGCACCGACACGTACGAGGCCCTGTCCCGCCTGCCGGGCATCAGGCGCGCCTGGCCCGCCCGGGATGGCTCGATCAGCATCGAGTGCCGCGACGAGCAGGGGCGGCTCCGAGCGGGGACCCTGGCACCGCAGGGCAGCGTCAGCATGCTGCCCTACGCGACGGACCCGGCCCTGCCCGCCCTGGCCCCACCGCTGCACGGTGAGCTCGTCGTCCACCGTGCGGCTCGGCGCGCGGTCGTGCTTGAGCCCGAGCGGGTGCGCAAGGCCACGCGATCCGGGCGCGCCGCCCCGTCGTCGGCTGCGCTGGCCGCCTTCGGGGCCTTCACCGCCATGGGTTTGAGGGTCCCCCGTGTCCTTGCCGTCGGCGACACCTACATCGACTTGGAGAGGCTGCCGGGGCGCAGCCTGGCCGAGCTGGGTGACGACGGGCTGGAGGGCTGGACGCAGCTGGCGGGCGTGTGGGGCGGGTTGTCGCGGCCCGACGCCGACCTGCCCGTCCACGGTCCCCGGCAGGAGGCCGAGGTCCTGCGTGGCTGGTTCGGCAACGCCAGCCGCCGCGGGCTGCTGACGGGCCTGGTCGAGGACCCCGAGGCCCTCGAGCATGCGGTGGAGGAGGTCTGCGCCACGCTCGTGCAGGACACGCCCGGGTCCATGGCCCTCAGCCACCGCGACCTGCACGACGGCCAGCTGCTGTGGAACGGTGAGGTGCTGTCCCTCATCGACCTGGACACGGCTTGCCTGGCCGAGGCCGAGCTGGACCTGGGCAACCTCATCGCCCACGCCGAGCTCATGGGCGTCCAGGGGCGTCTGAGCGATCGGGGTGCCGAGCGCCTCTCCCCCGTCCTGGATCTCATGTGTTCCGCGCTGCCCGTACACGCCGACCGTCTGAGCATCTACCGCCGCAGCGCCGCGCTGCGACTCATCTTCGTCCACGCCTTCCGCCCCGGCGCGAGGACGTGGCTCCCCACCTGGGCGCGCAGGAGCCTGGCCCCCTTCCGTCGTCCTGCATCATCGATCTAA
- a CDS encoding UDP-glucose dehydrogenase family protein — translation MRLTVVGCGYLGAVHAAAMSHLGHDVLGIETDPLRVEALRQGRAPFYEPGLPELIQEGVASGRLRFTCEPTAEDVAGADVHFIAVGTPQSHGSGKADLSQVRAAVDMLASFLDGQRLPLVVGKSTVPVGTSAELAGALAGRARLVWNPEFLREGFAVEDTLHPDRIVYGLPDSPQEAQAAQSVLDEVYAQILDEDVPRILTDYATAELVKTSANAFLAMKISFINAMAGMCEAAGGDVTVLARALGLDARIGGRFLRAGVGFGGGCLPKDIRALATRASELGVEPLTRLLDQVDSINQGQRDRVVDMAVECCGGSVEDASVTVLGATFKPNSDDLRDSPSLEIAERLSQLAAHVTVYDPQAAEQVRRRNPDLAVAEDPWKALEGADLVILGTEWQELIGLDPHRAAQLVARPVIIDARNALDPTAWRAAGWSYRGMGR, via the coding sequence ATGCGTCTGACAGTTGTCGGCTGCGGCTACCTGGGCGCGGTTCACGCCGCCGCCATGTCCCACCTGGGCCACGACGTCCTGGGAATCGAGACCGACCCCCTGCGGGTCGAGGCCCTGCGCCAGGGGCGGGCCCCCTTCTACGAGCCCGGTCTGCCCGAGCTGATCCAGGAAGGTGTCGCCAGCGGTCGGCTGCGGTTCACGTGTGAGCCCACCGCTGAGGACGTGGCCGGGGCAGATGTCCACTTCATTGCGGTAGGCACCCCCCAGAGCCACGGCTCGGGCAAAGCGGACCTGTCACAGGTGCGTGCTGCGGTCGACATGCTCGCCTCGTTCCTGGACGGCCAGCGCCTGCCGCTGGTGGTCGGCAAGTCGACGGTGCCGGTGGGAACGTCCGCCGAGCTCGCCGGGGCGCTGGCAGGACGGGCCCGTCTGGTGTGGAACCCCGAGTTCCTCCGGGAGGGATTCGCCGTCGAGGACACGCTCCACCCCGACCGCATCGTCTACGGTCTGCCCGACTCCCCCCAGGAGGCACAGGCCGCACAGTCGGTGCTGGACGAGGTCTACGCCCAGATCCTCGACGAGGACGTCCCGCGCATCCTCACCGACTACGCCACCGCCGAGCTCGTCAAGACCTCCGCCAACGCCTTCCTGGCCATGAAGATCAGCTTCATCAACGCCATGGCCGGCATGTGCGAGGCCGCAGGGGGCGACGTGACGGTCCTGGCCCGGGCCCTGGGCCTGGACGCACGGATCGGCGGACGTTTCCTGCGGGCCGGGGTGGGCTTCGGCGGCGGCTGCCTGCCCAAGGACATCCGCGCCCTGGCGACGCGGGCCTCAGAGCTGGGGGTTGAGCCCCTCACGCGTCTGCTCGACCAGGTCGACTCCATCAACCAGGGTCAGCGCGACCGTGTCGTCGACATGGCCGTCGAGTGCTGCGGGGGCAGCGTCGAGGACGCGTCCGTCACCGTCCTGGGGGCCACCTTCAAGCCCAACAGCGACGACCTGCGCGACTCGCCCTCCCTGGAGATCGCCGAGCGGCTGTCACAACTGGCCGCCCACGTCACGGTCTACGACCCGCAGGCCGCCGAGCAGGTGCGTCGGCGCAACCCCGACCTGGCCGTGGCCGAGGACCCCTGGAAGGCACTGGAGGGTGCCGACCTGGTGATCCTCGGCACCGAGTGGCAGGAGCTCATCGGGCTCGACCCCCATCGAGCCGCCCAGCTCGTCGCCCGTCCGGTCATCATCGACGCCCGCAACGCGCTCGACCCCACGGCGTGGCGCGCGGCCGGATGGTCGTACCGGGGCATGGGACGGTGA
- a CDS encoding sensor histidine kinase, whose translation MDVEQIKPSATVGVRVMAAIILVSSIALLTSGAIVWVLGRQTLHADIDDQLDRGRKHIEQLAAAGIDPSNGQSLTDASSVARAYIRQSVVGAGESVLSFEAEELSSHFSSDATHRQPQQDEQLVEILASLSTARDSTTTTVHTDESTYRVMVVPLRDGTNQVALAHVVDLDTAEASLRRTMTLYGVAAVITVALVTALAWFVVERLLAPIGELRQATESIGPQDLSTRVPVRGRDDLGILARAVNGMLDRVQRSVEAERRMLDDVEHELRTPITVIRGHLELLDPEDTEDVSRTRSLAIEELDRMGMMANDLLEFARTTGTDSFVPAPTDVGDLTTSVFDKAQVLGPRVWVLEDKALAVCELDSQRVSQAWLQLAANAVKYSEVGSRVALGSRTTDSELLLWVTDEGIGIAPEELTLVRQRFWRSASAERMATGSGLGLSIVENIVAAHRGTLDISSVVGTGSRFTMRIPLEQDPDQQPRTRMTRGHKP comes from the coding sequence GTGGACGTCGAGCAGATCAAGCCCTCGGCCACCGTCGGTGTACGGGTCATGGCCGCCATCATCCTGGTGTCGAGCATCGCCCTGCTCACCTCCGGCGCCATCGTGTGGGTGCTGGGCCGCCAGACGCTGCACGCCGACATCGACGACCAGCTCGACCGCGGTCGCAAGCACATCGAGCAGCTGGCGGCGGCGGGCATCGACCCCAGCAACGGGCAGAGCCTGACCGACGCCTCCAGCGTGGCTCGCGCCTACATCCGGCAGTCCGTCGTGGGCGCGGGCGAGAGCGTGCTGAGCTTCGAGGCGGAGGAGCTCAGCTCGCACTTCTCCTCCGACGCCACGCACCGTCAGCCCCAGCAGGACGAGCAGCTGGTGGAGATCCTGGCGTCCCTGAGCACGGCGAGGGACTCCACCACGACGACGGTGCACACCGATGAGAGCACCTACCGGGTCATGGTCGTGCCGCTGCGCGACGGCACGAACCAGGTGGCGCTGGCGCACGTCGTCGACCTGGACACCGCCGAGGCCTCGTTGCGGCGCACCATGACGCTGTACGGCGTTGCGGCGGTCATTACCGTCGCCCTGGTCACCGCGCTGGCATGGTTCGTCGTCGAGCGGCTCCTGGCGCCGATCGGTGAGCTGCGCCAGGCCACCGAGTCGATCGGGCCTCAGGACCTGAGCACCCGCGTCCCCGTGCGCGGACGCGACGACCTGGGGATCCTGGCCCGGGCCGTCAACGGGATGCTCGACCGGGTCCAGCGCTCGGTGGAGGCCGAGCGCCGCATGCTCGACGACGTCGAGCACGAGCTGCGCACGCCCATCACCGTCATCCGCGGCCACCTGGAGCTGCTCGACCCCGAGGACACCGAGGACGTCAGCCGGACCCGCAGCCTTGCCATCGAGGAGCTGGACCGCATGGGGATGATGGCCAACGACCTGCTGGAGTTCGCCAGGACCACGGGGACCGATTCCTTCGTACCCGCCCCCACCGACGTCGGCGACCTGACCACGAGTGTTTTCGACAAGGCGCAGGTCCTGGGCCCGCGCGTGTGGGTCCTGGAGGACAAGGCTCTCGCCGTGTGCGAGCTCGACTCCCAGCGTGTGAGCCAGGCCTGGCTACAGCTGGCGGCCAACGCCGTGAAGTACTCGGAGGTCGGCTCGCGTGTCGCCCTGGGGTCGCGGACCACGGACAGCGAGCTGCTCCTGTGGGTGACGGACGAGGGTATTGGCATCGCCCCCGAGGAGCTGACGCTCGTGCGCCAGCGCTTCTGGCGCAGCGCCAGCGCCGAGCGCATGGCCACAGGATCGGGCCTGGGACTGAGCATCGTGGAGAACATCGTCGCCGCTCACCGGGGCACCTTGGACATCAGTTCCGTCGTCGGCACCGGTTCGCGGTTCACCATGCGGATACCGCTGGAGCAGGATCCTGATCAGCAGCCGAGGACACGCATGACAAGGGGACACAAGCCATGA
- a CDS encoding response regulator transcription factor: MSRILVVEDEPHIASFLLKGLKAAGFSAEATASGNEAIGLAVHDRADLIILDVGLPDVDGFTVLEQIRGQGVRVPVIMLTARSSVEARVKGLEGGADDYMPKPFSFEELLARVRLRLRDESPASDSDPVRLIHDDLALDLRRRTMEVSGATVELSAREFALAETFMRHPGQVLSRQQLLSGVWGYDFDPDSNVVEVYVSYLRAKIGKKRIQNVRGMGYRLV, encoded by the coding sequence ATGAGCCGCATCCTGGTGGTGGAGGACGAGCCGCATATCGCCTCCTTCCTGCTCAAGGGCCTCAAGGCCGCAGGCTTCAGCGCCGAGGCCACGGCCTCGGGCAACGAGGCGATCGGCCTGGCCGTACACGACCGGGCCGACCTCATCATCCTCGACGTTGGCCTGCCGGACGTCGACGGGTTCACCGTCCTGGAGCAGATCCGAGGCCAGGGAGTGCGCGTTCCCGTCATCATGCTCACCGCCCGCTCCTCCGTGGAGGCCAGGGTCAAGGGCCTGGAAGGAGGGGCGGACGACTACATGCCCAAGCCCTTCTCCTTCGAGGAACTGCTCGCCCGGGTGCGGCTGCGGCTGCGCGACGAGTCCCCGGCGAGCGATTCCGACCCGGTACGCCTGATCCACGACGACCTGGCCCTGGACCTGCGCAGGCGGACCATGGAGGTCTCGGGGGCCACGGTCGAGCTCTCCGCCCGCGAGTTCGCCCTCGCCGAGACCTTCATGCGTCACCCCGGACAGGTCCTGAGCAGGCAGCAGCTGCTGAGCGGGGTGTGGGGTTACGACTTCGACCCCGACTCCAATGTCGTCGAGGTCTACGTGTCCTACCTCAGGGCGAAGATCGGCAAGAAACGGATCCAGAACGTGCGTGGCATGGGCTACCGGCTCGTGTGA
- a CDS encoding glutamate-5-semialdehyde dehydrogenase — protein sequence MTHDATERAALLVTEVATAARRAQRQLAPLTRQDKDTALHALANALVEATDRILLANAEDLARAQSMSEGLIDRLALDAGRLAAIADAVREIAALPDPVGEIIDGQTLPNGLRVRRRRVPLGVVGMIYEARPNVTVDVTALALKSGNAVILRGGSAAEATNAVIVEVLRQALADCGLSPDLVATVDAAGRAGATALMQARGLVDVLVPRGGAGLIKAVVESSSVPVIETGSGNCHVYVDASADLDDAVDVIINAKTQRVGVCNAAETLLVHEAVADALLPRAAQALWERGVTLHADAATRAVLGATGAEAGALTAATEKDWATEYGSLDLAVRVVADVDEATAHVRRYSTGHTEAVLAQDLRVVNAFTAGVDSAVVMVNASTRFTDGGQLGLGAELGISTQKLHARGPMGLAALTTTQWLVEGDGHVRS from the coding sequence ATGACACACGACGCCACCGAGCGCGCCGCGCTGCTCGTCACCGAAGTCGCCACCGCCGCCCGCCGCGCCCAGCGACAGCTCGCCCCGCTCACCCGCCAGGACAAGGACACCGCTCTGCACGCCCTCGCCAACGCGCTCGTAGAGGCCACCGACCGGATCCTGCTCGCCAACGCCGAGGACCTGGCCCGCGCCCAGAGCATGAGCGAGGGACTCATCGACCGCCTCGCCCTCGACGCCGGGCGCCTGGCCGCCATCGCCGACGCTGTGCGCGAGATCGCCGCCCTGCCCGACCCCGTGGGCGAGATCATCGACGGTCAGACGCTGCCCAACGGGCTGCGCGTGCGGCGCAGGCGCGTGCCGCTCGGCGTCGTCGGCATGATCTACGAGGCCAGGCCCAACGTGACCGTCGATGTCACCGCTCTGGCCCTGAAGTCCGGCAACGCCGTTATCCTGCGCGGCGGCAGCGCCGCCGAGGCGACCAACGCCGTCATCGTCGAGGTCCTGCGCCAGGCACTGGCCGACTGCGGCCTGAGCCCCGACCTCGTCGCCACCGTGGATGCCGCCGGGCGTGCCGGGGCCACGGCCCTCATGCAGGCCCGCGGCCTCGTGGACGTCCTCGTGCCCCGCGGCGGAGCCGGCCTCATCAAGGCCGTTGTCGAGTCCTCCTCCGTCCCCGTCATCGAGACCGGCTCGGGCAACTGCCACGTCTACGTCGATGCCTCCGCGGACCTCGACGACGCCGTCGACGTCATCATCAACGCCAAGACCCAGCGTGTGGGCGTGTGCAACGCCGCTGAAACCCTCCTCGTCCATGAGGCCGTCGCCGACGCCCTCCTGCCCCGGGCCGCCCAGGCCCTGTGGGAGCGCGGCGTCACCCTCCACGCCGACGCCGCCACCCGCGCCGTACTCGGGGCCACCGGGGCCGAGGCCGGCGCGCTCACCGCCGCCACCGAGAAGGACTGGGCAACCGAGTACGGCAGCCTCGACCTGGCCGTGCGCGTCGTGGCCGACGTCGACGAGGCCACCGCACACGTGCGTCGCTACTCCACCGGCCACACCGAGGCCGTCCTCGCTCAGGACCTGCGTGTGGTCAACGCCTTCACCGCGGGCGTCGACTCCGCCGTCGTCATGGTCAACGCCTCCACACGCTTCACCGACGGCGGCCAGCTCGGCCTCGGTGCGGAGCTGGGCATCTCCACCCAGAAGCTCCACGCCCGCGGCCCCATGGGCCTGGCCGCGCTGACGACCACCCAGTGGCTCGTCGAGGGCGATGGTCACGTGCGCTCATGA
- the proB gene encoding glutamate 5-kinase, whose protein sequence is MTVPAVPTMPGSARRPDALPERARIVLKIGSSSLTRPDGGLDLNRIDVISALVAGLRGRGHDVVLVASGAVAAGLPTLGMVQRPAELRLLQAAASVGQSRIMGRWEASMSVRGLVAAQVLLTAHDVAVRDHYRTVRETFDALLSMGAVPVVNENDAVANTEFNLGDNDYLAALVSHLVTADLLILFTDVDGLWTARPGSAGAEPIRLVTDPAHLASVDVTGRGSSLGTGGMRTKVQAATLACSSGTATIIASAADAVEILGGAQVPQDKGTWFLPTGPHRPSRRLWMAHASLPQGRVLVDDGAAQAVTVGKKSLLLPGVIGVDGDFESGSVIEIVGATGLLARGICRYSAADLREVLEARRDGTPAPDHVTPVIHRDDLAELPRTA, encoded by the coding sequence ATGACAGTCCCCGCTGTCCCTACGATGCCCGGTTCCGCCAGGCGCCCCGACGCCCTGCCCGAGCGCGCAAGGATCGTGCTCAAGATCGGCTCGTCCTCCCTCACACGTCCCGACGGCGGGCTCGACCTCAACCGCATCGACGTCATCTCGGCCCTGGTCGCCGGCCTGCGCGGGCGTGGGCACGACGTCGTCCTCGTCGCCTCCGGGGCCGTGGCCGCCGGCCTGCCGACCCTGGGCATGGTCCAGCGCCCCGCCGAGCTGCGCCTGCTGCAGGCCGCGGCCAGCGTGGGCCAGAGCCGCATCATGGGACGGTGGGAGGCCTCGATGAGCGTGCGTGGGCTCGTCGCCGCCCAGGTGCTGCTCACCGCCCACGACGTGGCCGTGCGCGACCACTACCGCACCGTGCGCGAGACCTTCGACGCGCTGCTGTCCATGGGGGCCGTGCCGGTCGTCAACGAGAACGACGCCGTGGCCAACACCGAGTTCAACCTGGGGGACAACGACTACCTGGCGGCCCTGGTCTCACACCTTGTGACCGCCGACCTGCTCATCCTGTTCACCGACGTCGACGGCCTGTGGACCGCCCGCCCAGGATCGGCCGGGGCGGAGCCGATCCGTCTCGTGACGGACCCGGCCCATCTGGCCTCGGTGGACGTCACGGGGCGCGGCTCCTCGCTCGGCACCGGCGGGATGCGCACCAAGGTCCAGGCCGCCACCCTCGCCTGCAGCTCCGGCACCGCCACGATCATCGCCTCGGCGGCCGACGCCGTCGAGATCCTTGGCGGGGCCCAGGTCCCGCAGGACAAGGGCACCTGGTTCCTGCCGACCGGCCCGCACCGCCCGTCCAGGCGCCTGTGGATGGCACACGCCTCCCTGCCCCAGGGCAGGGTCCTGGTCGACGACGGCGCCGCCCAAGCGGTGACGGTCGGCAAGAAGTCCCTCCTGCTGCCCGGCGTCATCGGCGTTGACGGGGACTTCGAGTCCGGCTCCGTCATTGAGATCGTTGGTGCGACGGGCCTGCTCGCCCGCGGCATCTGCCGCTACTCGGCGGCCGACCTGCGCGAGGTCCTCGAGGCCCGCCGTGACGGCACGCCCGCGCCGGACCACGTCACCCCCGTCATCCACCGCGACGACCTCGCCGAGCTGCCTCGCACGGCATAG